Proteins from one Planctomyces sp. SH-PL62 genomic window:
- a CDS encoding MBL fold metallo-hydrolase — MRITFHGATRQVTGSAHLLEIGGSRILLDCGLFDSDRIDPASQNRNLPFDPKSLDAVVVSHAHNDHIGRLPFLVKQGYEGPIYTTPATGDICSIMLRDSARIQREDVRMAHIRHPHVESPEPLFEQYDVEWMVERLERVPYEDPREIAPGVYLTYRDAGHILGSAIVQIDFEENGRARRFVFTGDLGRRDTGLLPDPTIVKDVDILVSESTYGDKELEPYDRLMKQLHAIVARAIRLQGKIVIPAFSLGRTQRMVYCLQELFATTKLRPIPVYVDSPLANRLTDVHRDYPDAYTPEARALMDKDPLYFGSKYVEFCQSFEDSRRLNYQRGPLVIISSSGMCEAGRIRHHLRHIVSDPDNAIVIVSYQAENTLGRKLAEGVERIQILDQGYDLNAAVYVLDGFSGHADRNDLAWWYEQTGGGIEHGFIVHGEPPSMEALVPVMQRFVKNPVQIPDLHESFEV, encoded by the coding sequence TTGCGAATCACGTTTCACGGAGCCACCCGGCAAGTCACGGGGAGCGCGCACCTCCTGGAGATCGGCGGGTCCCGCATCCTGCTCGACTGCGGCCTGTTCGACTCCGACCGGATCGACCCCGCGAGCCAGAACCGGAACCTCCCCTTCGACCCCAAGTCGCTCGACGCCGTCGTGGTCTCGCACGCGCACAATGACCACATCGGCCGCCTCCCTTTCCTGGTGAAGCAGGGGTACGAGGGGCCGATCTACACCACCCCGGCCACCGGCGACATCTGCAGCATCATGCTGCGCGACAGCGCCCGCATCCAGCGCGAGGACGTCCGGATGGCCCACATCCGGCATCCCCACGTCGAGTCCCCCGAGCCGCTGTTCGAGCAGTACGACGTGGAATGGATGGTCGAGCGGCTGGAGCGCGTCCCCTATGAGGACCCCCGCGAGATCGCCCCGGGCGTCTACCTGACCTACCGCGACGCCGGCCACATCCTGGGCTCGGCCATCGTCCAGATCGACTTCGAGGAGAACGGCCGCGCCCGCCGCTTCGTCTTCACCGGCGACCTCGGCCGGCGCGACACCGGGCTCCTCCCCGACCCGACCATCGTCAAGGACGTCGACATCCTCGTCTCCGAGAGCACGTACGGCGACAAGGAGCTGGAGCCCTACGACCGGCTGATGAAGCAGCTCCACGCGATCGTCGCGCGGGCGATCCGGCTCCAGGGCAAGATCGTGATCCCGGCGTTCAGCCTGGGCCGGACCCAGCGGATGGTCTACTGCCTCCAGGAGCTGTTCGCCACCACCAAGCTGCGGCCGATCCCGGTCTACGTCGACAGCCCGCTCGCCAACCGGCTGACCGACGTCCATCGCGACTACCCGGACGCCTACACCCCCGAAGCCCGGGCCCTGATGGACAAGGACCCGCTCTACTTCGGCTCGAAGTACGTCGAGTTCTGCCAGTCCTTCGAGGACTCCCGGCGGCTGAACTACCAGCGCGGGCCGCTCGTCATCATCTCGTCGTCGGGCATGTGCGAGGCGGGCCGGATCCGGCACCACCTCCGCCACATCGTCTCCGACCCCGACAACGCGATCGTCATCGTCAGCTACCAGGCCGAGAACACCCTGGGCCGGAAGCTGGCCGAGGGGGTCGAGCGGATCCAGATCCTCGACCAGGGATACGACCTGAACGCCGCGGTCTACGTCCTGGACGGCTTCTCCGGCCACGCCGACCGCAACGACCTCGCCTGGTGGTACGAGCAGACCGGCGGCGGCATCGAGCACGGCTTCATCGTCCACGGCGAGCCCCCCTCGATGGAAGCCCTGGTCCCGGTCATGCAGCGGTTCGTCAAGAACCCCGTCCAGATCCCCGACCTCCACGAGAGCTTCGAGGTCTGA
- a CDS encoding rhomboid family intramembrane serine protease codes for MVLPLGDLHRTRIFPIVTYALIALNLVMYVVQVDRGDEFTMALAATPWEITHAQDIDRPIVRPGALAGAERGGLGEPIRVDARDVVPHAPSPIPVWLTLFTAMFLHGGPMHLVGNMLYLWIVGDNVEEVLGGVRYLIVYLACGLMGSLAQIAAAPDSVIPTLGASGAIAGIMGAYVVWFPHNQIRVLVFRFITVLPAVIVIGGWIALQVWLGVKGIGEMGESGGVAYLAHVGGALTGIVVAFLFYDRAQQVKAMDAYSQGWQTAPPGSY; via the coding sequence ATGGTTCTCCCCCTCGGCGACCTCCACCGGACTCGCATCTTCCCGATCGTCACCTACGCCCTCATCGCGCTCAACCTTGTGATGTACGTGGTCCAGGTCGACCGCGGCGACGAGTTCACGATGGCCCTCGCCGCGACTCCGTGGGAGATCACCCACGCCCAGGACATCGACCGGCCGATCGTCCGGCCCGGGGCCCTGGCCGGCGCCGAGCGGGGCGGGCTCGGCGAGCCGATTCGCGTCGACGCGAGGGACGTCGTCCCCCACGCCCCCAGCCCGATCCCCGTCTGGCTGACCCTCTTCACGGCCATGTTCCTGCACGGCGGCCCGATGCACCTCGTCGGGAACATGCTCTACCTCTGGATCGTGGGCGACAACGTCGAGGAGGTCCTGGGGGGCGTCCGCTACCTGATCGTCTACCTGGCCTGCGGGCTGATGGGCAGCCTCGCCCAGATCGCCGCCGCGCCCGATTCGGTGATCCCGACGTTGGGAGCCTCGGGGGCGATCGCCGGGATCATGGGGGCCTACGTCGTCTGGTTCCCCCACAACCAGATCCGCGTCCTGGTCTTCCGGTTCATCACCGTCCTCCCCGCCGTGATCGTGATCGGCGGCTGGATCGCGCTCCAGGTCTGGCTGGGCGTCAAGGGGATCGGCGAGATGGGGGAGTCCGGCGGCGTGGCCTACCTGGCCCACGTCGGCGGGGCCCTCACCGGGATCGTCGTCGCCTTCCTCTTCTACGACCGAGCCCAGCAGGTCAAGGCGATGGACGCCTACTCCCAGGGCTGGCAGACCGCCCCCCCCGGCAGCTACTAG
- a CDS encoding PEP-CTERM sorting domain-containing protein (PEP-CTERM proteins occur, often in large numbers, in the proteomes of bacteria that also encode an exosortase, a predicted intramembrane cysteine proteinase. The presence of a PEP-CTERM domain at a protein's C-terminus predicts cleavage within the sorting domain, followed by covalent anchoring to some some component of the (usually Gram-negative) cell surface. Many PEP-CTERM proteins exhibit an unusual sequence composition that includes large numbers of potential glycosylation sites. Expression of one such protein has been shown restore the ability of a bacterium to form floc, a type of biofilm.) codes for MPQFLRFPLFTLLLVGLAAQAQAGPVFEFSTKVSAALAPGLASDPPTGDTAVVSIAPAGDLTFTTNSGVDVDAGLTGGADLNFGQVFYTPSAGGTLNDFVVNFNYQLALTANGQTGYVNLLGQVSGSAAGGADGAINTTTTILSFASDPILHLGDTAFILKVKSATGPGSSGAPGTLQVNISAVAVPEPTSVVMLGLGVVGGVTLLRRRRRRA; via the coding sequence GTGCCGCAGTTCCTCCGCTTTCCTCTGTTCACCCTTCTGCTGGTGGGCCTGGCGGCCCAGGCCCAGGCCGGGCCGGTCTTCGAGTTCAGCACCAAGGTGAGCGCCGCGCTCGCCCCGGGCCTCGCCAGCGACCCGCCGACCGGGGATACGGCCGTCGTCTCGATCGCGCCCGCCGGCGACCTCACCTTCACGACCAACAGCGGCGTCGACGTCGACGCGGGCCTGACCGGCGGGGCCGACCTGAACTTCGGTCAGGTCTTCTACACGCCGTCCGCCGGCGGGACGCTCAACGACTTTGTGGTGAATTTCAACTATCAACTAGCCCTGACCGCCAACGGCCAGACCGGTTACGTCAACCTGCTGGGCCAGGTGAGCGGCTCGGCCGCCGGCGGCGCCGACGGGGCGATCAACACCACGACCACGATCCTCAGCTTCGCGTCCGATCCGATCCTCCACCTGGGCGACACGGCCTTCATCCTGAAGGTGAAATCCGCCACCGGCCCGGGGAGCAGCGGTGCTCCGGGCACCCTCCAGGTCAACATCTCCGCCGTCGCGGTCCCCGAGCCGACCTCGGTCGTCATGCTCGGCCTCGGCGTCGTCGGCGGCGTCACGCTGCTGCGCCGCCGTCGGCGCCGCGCCTGA